Proteins from one Juglans microcarpa x Juglans regia isolate MS1-56 chromosome 6S, Jm3101_v1.0, whole genome shotgun sequence genomic window:
- the LOC121237394 gene encoding early nodulin-like protein 2 → MEFQRHISLFIVLFSCFLYLSEAYKFYVGGRDGWASSPSESYSHWAGRNRFKVDDTLVFKYKKGTDSVLVVSKDDYYKCNTKNPIKKLEDGDSEFNLDRSGPFFFISGNKQNCEKGQKLTVTVLSVRHNNKYPPPSSPTPLPTPKGAPAPGTKTPVSPKASPPVPALAPKPSAPVAKPPANSHFGPALSPRSPAHGSSAPNTSPVSAPFPSPKAPAPGTQAPVSPKAPTLAPALAPKNPAGPALAPKSSSSTPMSNAPAKTPVSAPWSYYGPVPAVSPPSTSTSPEVSPSLAPSPEANTPSTAPSSTSPASTPESTPPSSLSPFTSPPELSPSPPEEAGTPSGSLNAPTAPRSFACAVIAPSITNVLAGTVTLALSMALRGALGAV, encoded by the exons ATGGAGTTTCAGAGACATATCTCCCTCTTTATTgttctattttcttgttttctatATTTATCCGAAGCCTACAAATTCTACGTTGGCGGAAGAGATGGATGGGCCTCGTCCCCCTCCGAGAGCTACAGCCACTGGGCGGGGAGAAACAGATTCAAAGTCGATGATACTCTTG TCTTTAAGTATAAGAAAGGAACGGACTCTGTGCTTGTTGTGAGCAAAGACGATTACTACAAATGTAACACAAAAAACCCCATCAAGAAATTGGAGGACGGTGATTCTGAGTTCAACTTGGATAGGTCCGGACCATTCTTTTTCATCAGTGGGAACAAGCAAAACTGTGAGAAGGGGCAGAAATTGACTGTTACTGTTTTGTCGGTAAGACACAACAACAAATACCCTCCTCCTTCGTCTCCAACTCCACTTCCTACTCCTAAAGGCGCTCCAGCTCCGGGTACTAAGACCCCGGTGTCTCCCAAAGCATCCCCTCCGGTACCGGCTCTGGCGCCTAAGCCATCAGCTCCGGTGGCTAAGCCCCCTGCAAACTCACATTTTGGACCAGCCTTGTCCCCAAGGTCACCGGCCCATGGTTCCAGTGCTCCGAATACATCACCAGTATCGGCTCCATTTCCTAGTCCTAAAGCTCCAGCCCCAGGTACTCAGGCCCCGGTTTCTCCCAAAGCACCCACTTTGGCACCGGCTCTGGCGCCTAAAAATCCTGCTGGACCAGCCTTGGCACCAAAGTCGTCGTCATCAACCCCTATGTCAAATGCTCCGGCAAAAACACCAGTATCAGCTCCATGGTCTTATTATGGGCCTGTGCCAGCAGTATCACCACCATCGACGTCAACTTCTCCAGAAGTGTCGCCGTCCTTGGCACCTTCTCCAGAAGCCAACACTCCAAGTACGGCACCATCTTCAACATCTCCAGCGTCAACACCTGAGTCAACCCCGCCGTCATCTCTGTCTCCATTTACATCTCCGCCAGAGCTATCACCTTCTCCACCGGAGGAGGCCGGTACCCCATCTGGAAGCCTAAACGCACCGACGGCGCCACGATCATTTGCATGCGCTGTAATAGCTCCTTCGATTACTAATGTGTTGGCGGGTACCGTTACACTCGCGCTGAGTATGGCTCTGAGGGGCGCTTTGGGTGCTGTTTAG